In the genome of Luteitalea pratensis, the window CGATGCCGCCGCGCTCATCGCCGCCGCAGCGACGCTGTCGGTGCTGGTCGGGGTCCTCCTCGGGCTGGCGTCGCTCTTGCGCCTGGGATTCGTGGCCTCCTTCATCTCCGACCCGGTGCTCACCGGCTTCAAGTCGGGTATCGGCCTCGTGATCGTCGTGGACCAGCTTCCGAAGCTGCTGGGCGTCCACTTCACGAAGACCGGCTTCTTCCGCGACCTGGTCGCCCTGGCGCAGCAGTTGCCGGAGACGTCGATACCGACGTTGCTGTTGGCCGTTGTGCTGTTGGGGCTGCTCGTGGCGCTCGAGCACGTGGCGCCGCGTGCGCCCGCGCCTCTCGTCGCCATCGGCCTGGCGATCGCCGTCTCCGGTGTGCTTGGCCTCGAGGCACGTGGCGTCGCGACGGTGGGCGCCGTCGCGGGTGGCCTGCCACACCTGATGCTCCCGAACCTGGCGCTGGCCCAAGCGATGTGGCCTGCGGCGGCAGGCATCGCGCTCATGAGCTTCACCGAGAGCATCGCCGCCGCGCGCGCATTCGGTGTCACCGACGAACCGCGTCCCGATCCCAACCAGGAACTGCTGGCGCTCGGCCTGGCGAATGCCACCGGTGGCGTGCTGGGTGCGATGCCGTCCGGTGGCGGCACGTCGCAGACCGCGGTCAACCGGCTCGCGGGCGCGCGTTCGCAGGTCGCCGGGATCGTCACCGCCACAGCCGCCCTGGCGACCTTGCTGCTGCTCGGGCCGGTCATCGCATTGATGCCACAGGCGGCGCTCGCCGCGGTGGTCGTGTTCTATTCGCTGGAGCTGATCAAGCCCGCCGAGTTCAAGGCGATCCGTCGTGTCCGCCGCATCGAATTCCGTTGGGCGGTGAGCGCTTTTGCCGGCGTC includes:
- a CDS encoding SulP family inorganic anion transporter → MSAASLIPSLGWLRAYPRAWLRPDLTAGLTAAAVVVPKAMAYATIAQLPLHVGLYTAIVPMVVYALLGTSRPLSVSTTTTIAILTAAELGRAAPGGDAAALIAAAATLSVLVGVLLGLASLLRLGFVASFISDPVLTGFKSGIGLVIVVDQLPKLLGVHFTKTGFFRDLVALAQQLPETSIPTLLLAVVLLGLLVALEHVAPRAPAPLVAIGLAIAVSGVLGLEARGVATVGAVAGGLPHLMLPNLALAQAMWPAAAGIALMSFTESIAAARAFGVTDEPRPDPNQELLALGLANATGGVLGAMPSGGGTSQTAVNRLAGARSQVAGIVTATAALATLLLLGPVIALMPQAALAAVVVFYSLELIKPAEFKAIRRVRRIEFRWAVSAFAGVVLLGTLQGILVAVIASLVSLAHQAYNPPVHVLGRKRGTTAFRARTSEHPDDETWPGLLILRPEGRLFFANAERVVDRISPLVSREHPRVVLLDCRGVTDVEYTALRMLTEAEERLRASGISLWLAGLNPEVLDVVRRSALGDRLGRDRMFFNLDAAVQAYEQRHVA